The genomic window aTAGAGgcgggaagagggaggagggggcacgGAGAAAAACAGGTGCCAGATGCATCCATAAAACCCGTGAAGGGAAGCCGTGATGGTGACCACCGGTCTTACACGTCTTGAGGAGGGCCATCGCTAACAAAAATTGTTTTGTGCGAAGCGATTCTGCATGACTGAGCGGCGTGATGCAGCAGTCACTTGAGAATATCCACCGGTGTTTACGCCCAGGACACTCCGTCTCACCAGGGGTATATGGAAGACTTCTGGTCCGCAACAGAAGCCTGCAAGGAAATCCGCACAAGGCTCGCTACGGTTGCCCAGAACTATAAAATAGGGTCACTTGGACCCCCTCGCAAGCGTCAGAGACTTTCAAGAAGCGCCACAAGCATTGCACATCCGGCAAAACAACCTCACCGCCATGCAAGCAAAGGCGCATACGTTTATGCCCGTCGTACTGCATCGATAAGAAGCCGCAGGGCTCCAcagacgaaaagaaaaaaaaaaacaagaacacgaaaagagagaTTAGGAGGAAGCCCCCACACATGCTTGAATCGCCCCGCCTCCCCCGCTGACGGATGTACTCGCGTGCTTCCTCGAATATGCGCACAAGCATGTTGCGTGGGAGTATGTGACTGATAAAGCGTGTAAAGCTTTTAGGACTGACTACGATATGGAACCCTTAGGAAtaaagaaaacaacaaccTTGAGTTGGAGATCGACACATCAGTGGCTGCATCATCCTTTGCGTCCGCTCACCTAGACTCCACACTTGACCTCCGTGCACTCAATGTTCACCTGCGTGCACGCATCACGGCTGCTGTGACCTTCATGTATGATGAATCTGTGGATACGTCAGCTCAGCAACGGTCTCACACACGACTGCACATGGGTAagtgcgcctgcgcacaTGTCCGCCGATGTTCACTTCGTGCCTATGAGTGTGTGCATACGCATTGCGGTGTCTGGGCTGATAAGCACACAAActactccctctccctctccacccctgtAGTCTTTCATGGGATGCCAATGAGTGGGTGAAAgtgcagagggagagagcgtgtgtgtgtgtaacgAGGTGAGTGCACAAGCGACGCATACTGCGAGAAAATgggtgaaagggggaggcgagTGGGCACAAAACGCGCCTACCTATCGGCAGGCAGCACACGCCTTGGGCCCACTGAAATGAGCAGACGAGGGAGTGTCACGACGATCGAAGTCACCgacaacaaaaaagaaaacgtggaaaagaaaacagcgGGGCTGCAGTGGGCAAAAGTGAGGCctacagagaaaaaaaggggcgGAAACCTGCGGAAGtgcggcacacgcagaagCAAAGCACAGTCACGcgccagagagagggagagagccgGCTGAGAAGAGAGGGCATGCGCCAGGTAAACAATACGGCGAATGTGCCAAGGAGAGAGTGAATGAATGacgtggggaggagggggggcttgaggggagaggtgaagGCGGCAAAAGAGAGGGTACAACAGGATTTCAGCTCCATAGGAGtcaggggagaggggggaaaatAAGAGGTTGATCGATTAGAGGGGAGTGCCATCGAGTCTGAGAggcacgtgcgcgtgggGTCGGCAAAGACACGCCCAAAAgacgcgagagagaaggagagaagggtgaTGAAACCCAGCGAAAGGAGTTCGAGTGaacacacagaaagaggagggagaggggaggagaagaggggaggggtgcaccGACAGATTAACAGGGGAGAAGCTCCGCAGAGAACAGGACAGAGGCCCACAACACCgctgggaggggaggggacgcttccgtgctctgctgctgtccggTCGTTTGCGCGCAGGTGCGCGGAccgagggagggggagagacaaCAGAGAAAACGCACAACGTAAAAGTCACAGGGCAGGCGATAAGCGCATATCTGCACGAAAGAGGATggcaaaggggaaaaaaacaTCGGGCAAGAAAACACCTCCTCATGCCTGCCGCCCCCAGACAGGCGACACCATTAGGAGTGTGCGTTGTCCCTGTGAACGCCTCTCACCTACTACTCACGGGGAGTGAGAGGTGACTTCTACACAGCCGCACCCTCTTAAGTGTACAACACGGTGGGTCGTCGACTGGGCACTCGTCGCCCCTCGGCCACCggcaagaaggagaagaggcagagacacacgGCACCCTCACACCTGCGCGTTCTTCGCCTGTACGACCAGTGGCCTCTGCTAAGTGCGAAGTGGGGACATGAATGCACAAGCGCACCGGCGTgagggcggtggtgctctgCACTTCTTTCCTGAGTGGGAGTAGAGGGGAGGAACGAacatcacacacgcacacacgcacacacacacacacacacacacgcacacacacacacacacacacacacacacacacacacgcacacgcaccgcagTGGAAAGCGGAGTGGGAAAGACAAAGAAGACAGCGAAAAAAAGCGAACATACATGCGCAGCTATAGGTGGTGCGAGGCCCCGCTCTTACGTCCTTTCACAAATGCCTATCAAACGATAGTGTCGATAGAGGCATGGGGtgcatacagagagagagagaataggAGGAAAAACCTCGAGGTGATCACGCACTGTCTAgagatggggggagggaaggctACGCTGAGGAGCACGCGGGGGGTCCAGGAGTGAGGCACAGGGCAGCTAGGGAAGCGCCCGCCTCCTTTTTCAAGCGAACCGGATTGCGAGCGTAGGGTTGAAGTCAAAATGTCAGCAGGCTAAAGGCCATAGCTGGTGGCGAGGCCTTGAGGAGCGTGAAGACGGAGCGACAACATCAGACGTCCACCGCGTCGTGCGCAGCTACGTAGGCATTAAAGGACCCACACAAGTGCCAGCAAGAGTGACCAACTGTCCTGAAGGCCAACTAGGATGATTTCGCTTCCGCCTCTCACACTCCGCTGGGACCATCCACCGCTGCGTCAGCGCAGCCCTACACTCCCCcctgtcctcctctccgcttgCGCCGTCGGCCCTTCTGGGTGGTTGGCTCCGTACATCGAAAGTGGAAAGGCAGACCTACACGAGAGgccgagagagaagaaaaagaggggagggtgagaaGAACAATGCCGCACTCGATAGAGGGGGCGCACACACGGCAGCGCCACGGGAAAGAACGTGTGCGGGGGAATCTGCCGCTgtgcgagagagacaagaatagagagagagaagaggatggggaggcgagggagaaggcaaaggagagaagaaatcgaaaagaagaaaaagtgGCGCAAGAGATTCGAGGCGAAGTGCGGAAgccgtacacacacacacacacatcacatGCATCTCGCTCAGCCGCGACTCGCCATGACTTCGTCGAAAATAGCGGCACCCGTACCCCACACCACGGCAATGACGCCGACGATAAGTAGCAGGTGGGTACAGACATAGTGGAAGAGGCCCACACTCGAGAAAGCCCAGTTCCCCGAGTACATGACCATGAGCGCTGGGTAAATGTAGCCGATGAAGCCGCCCGCGAAGCCGCCGACAAGGCCAAAGACAACGTTGATGCGAGGCACGAAGAGACCGCAGATGAGCGACAGGACGGCCATCgagccgcacacacacgcgttcTTCCACCACGCGATGTCATGCACGTTTGTCTGGCATACGTGGTAGATGGCATCGCGCACCGGGATCATGTGCAGGCCGTATCCGACGCACAGCTTCAACATGAGGCCACCGTAGCCGACGCCCATCATCTTATCCTCGATGGGGTTGTACTGCTTCAGCGCGGAGCCGACTACCCTTGGGCCGAAGTCGAGGTAGCCAAAGAGCCCAGCGAAGAAGTACAGCACAAAACAAATGGACACACCAATGGTGGACGCAGCCGTCATGCGGCTCACGGAAAACTTGTGCATCTCCCCTGCCACCTCCATGGAGTTGAGCTGTGAGATgaaggcgaagaggaaggtGGACAGGCCGCCGATGGCGGCGTTGCCCGTGTTGAAGAGCTTCACAGCAGGACGGGGGCGTTCCTGCAGTCCATTCATGCCACTGTGAATGACCATGGCGACGGCAAAGTACACGATGAACACAATCGCGATGCAGGAGAAGTAGCGCAGCGAGTTGATCTCCTTTGGCaggcagagcggcagcatGCCCACGAGCCACAGCACAAAAGTcaagacacgcacaccggAGAGCGTCTTGAGGTATTCTGGTGTGGACTCGGATGCCTCCAGGAAGGCCGTGAGGACATCTTTCAGCGAAATTGCGTACGCTACTTCCGCACCAAAGCTGAGAAACCAGAGGCAGAAGGCGAGGAAGTAGTCGGCACCGGGGCCCATCAACGCGCGCACAATTTGCTCGTAGTTGCGCAGACCCGTTTTCTTCGCGACAATGGCCAGTAGAATGTACGAGTACACCGTGAGGAAGGCGATGATGAGCATGTAGAGCAGGGCCATGAGTACACCTGACGCGTTGAACGCAGAAGGGAGCGCGATGATACCCGCACCGATGCAAGAGCTGGCGAGGTTGATGCCGGAGGCCACAACACCGCCATAGGGAAGGACGTAACTGAACCACCTTTGAAAGAAGTTCAGCTCcgtgcgacggcggtgcacCCGCGCCGCCCGCTCGCGGTCCATGCGGGCGATGCGACTCTCTGGACTGTTGACAGAGAAATCGTACGGGTCCTTTCCTTCCTGCGAGTCATCCGGAGTAGGCACCCGCTTCCCTTCTGGCTCTTCTATCCCAGCCGCGTATGTCTCCTCCTCAAAAAGCTCCGTTCCGTCTCCGTTCGGAGAGTGGTACTCCCACTCGTGCTCATGCTTCTTCCGATTTAGGTGACGCCCCGACGAACTTCCTGCAACGGTGATGGACatcgctgcgtgtgtgtgcggcgtgACGTTCGTAGAGGCGTATGGCGGAAAGGCGTTGCTGTGAAgcagaaagggagagagcgaagaacaACGTACGTTACAAATGAGCCTGTGAAGGTGCGTCCTTGTTGGGTATTCACGAGCCGATCTCAGCGCGGTTGTTTatgagaagagagaacagaaGTGTCACAGCGTGCAATGTACGTCTGCAGATCAACGGGGGAGGAGCGCAGAGAAGCGGAGAAGCAACCAGTGGTGCCCAAAGACACCATCCCAAGTAGCGATGCGCCTGTGTCCCTGGGCAGTGGAGGGACAAGACAGAGCGCGAAGTCACACCGAGAAGCGGCAGTACTACGGAGAGCCGGACTGCAACGTTAAACAGTCGGAAGAAGGCTAAAATGAAAGTGACGAGCCGGAAAAGAGATCGACCACTCTGACCTAATCTGTTTTTACCTCTGCTCGTTCCCTCATGGCGAGGGGAGAACACCTCAGCCCGTGACATCCACAgctcaccacctccacactctgggaagccaagcagcccccctccccctcactccTGCCAATGCcatgcctcccccctctggtGGTGGAAGGACCGGCACCCACGACGCGCGGGAGGCCGGgacgctgcatcgctgctgatgtcgacGGCCAGGTCGTGAGTGGTGTTGCGTCGGCGAGACCCGCGGCCATTAGCACGTTTGCCCCCACCCGTATGATGGGCAGCGGGCCAGCGTGACTGGAACGCATCTCCCCCGGCCCTGAGTGCCTACTGGTGTGCGGAGCCTGGGCCCTgccgagggatgcaccgcGTGGCCACCGGCGTAGTGGGGGCGGCTGTGAGACAGGTGGGCGgagtttgaggcaggggccgtgctgaGATGACTGGGCACGTGCACTGCTGTACGGCGTGCTTGGTGGCAGAGCGTGGGTACATTGGAAGAAAAAACAACAGTTACGGTcagcgcagcaacaacaTCGAACGCGGCTTGTCCGTTGGCGAACGTACAGATCGTACACGAAAAGTAATTCGTGGCAATCGAGGCGCAGTACTGAGCAGCggaagagaacgagaaggcaggcggagaagaagCACGACAAAGCACAtgcacctcctgctcccCTTTCAAAGAAGGGGctgcacgcatacacacgcgtgcaACCAGCCGGGCGTACGCCGGACAACTACAAGGAACGTAGGCCCATCACCAGCACCCACACGGGGAGTCAAAAAATGTGCATGCGCTTGAGCGAGGCGAGTCGCAGCGCAGGGTGACTCATGGCGTTCAGCGTCTCCAGCAGAGACTGAGCACTAACTAAGGAAGGCGCTCCGACATCACGCACCTCCGTGTCATCGCTCATCGCGCAGATATCGTTCTCGCTCAAGGCAGTCACCGAAGACAGAAGCTTACACGAGGTCTGCAAGGGTGTCCCTCCacgtccgccgctgccgctcctgctccgccggCTTTTCAGAATGGCCACCGctagcagcagctccagcccTAAGGCATACCCATACGCGGGCATGTCCGGTGCGGAATACGTCGTGAGAAGGCCGTGAATGTCGCTGCCAAAACTCCCCTGCAGCTCGGAGCAGACGCCCGCAAATGAGATGGCGACttgctggtgctcgcggcgctcCTGCATATTCACCGCGCTCTGTTTTTTggaccgctgcagcgccgccatgaTCTCCGCCTCGGTCATGTCGGGCGGGTACTCGCGCTGGAGCACGAACAGGCTCACAGTGGTGAAAAGAAATTCTTGTAGTGGCGCCTCTGCGTTCTTCAGGCACGTTGCTGCAGCCCTCCTGTACTGCGCAATGCTCTCGCTGGGCAGCACACCAGAGCGCTGCGTCTCGTACGGGATGAAGACCTTTGCCTGACTCGCCTCAAGATAGCGCTCCACGGTGGCGCGCGTCgccacagcaccgccagcgccgtccGTGCTCAGCTGGTCTGCGGTATAGCGCAGTGACTGCTCCACCAGCATCGTGAGCGATACCGCAGCCTTCACATCCGTGACGGCGTCCCCATGAGCCTGCAGGAGCTCCTCCATCGTTGGCGGCTCGGCCGCCCTCACATCGGCATGACCCAGTGGTGGGAAAACGTGGAAGAgccagctgcggcggtgcagctcgcggtaccgcagcactgccgcaaAGAGCAGCCGGTACCACTCCGCCGTCTCATCAATGTAGCCGCCCGGCACGAGCAGGCGATAGTGCTGGATGAACTCCGCGAGGGAGATGCCCACCTTGGCTTCGATGTAAACGCGGAACAGCGG from Leishmania braziliensis MHOM/BR/75/M2904 complete genome, chromosome 31 includes these protein-coding regions:
- the AAT1.4 gene encoding putative amino acid transporter aATP11, with protein sequence MSITVAGSSSGRHLNRKKHEHEWEYHSPNGDGTELFEEETYAAGIEEPEGKRVPTPDDSQEGKDPYDFSVNSPESRIARMDRERAARVHRRRTELNFFQRWFSYVLPYGGVVASGINLASSCIGAGIIALPSAFNASGVLMALLYMLIIAFLTVYSYILLAIVAKKTGLRNYEQIVRALMGPGADYFLAFCLWFLSFGAEVAYAISLKDVLTAFLEASESTPEYLKTLSGVRVLTFVLWLVGMLPLCLPKEINSLRYFSCIAIVFIVYFAVAMVIHSGMNGLQERPRPAVKLFNTGNAAIGGLSTFLFAFISQLNSMEVAGEMHKFSVSRMTAASTIGVSICFVLYFFAGLFGYLDFGPRVVGSALKQYNPIEDKMMGVGYGGLMLKLCVGYGLHMIPVRDAIYHVCQTNVHDIAWWKNACVCGSMAVLSLICGLFVPRINVVFGLVGGFAGGFIGYIYPALMVMYSGNWAFSSVGLFHYVCTHLLLIVGVIAVVWGTGAAIFDEVMASRG